The genomic DNA GGCCCGGCTGAGTGCGCTCGGTGCCGAGGTGACCAAGGTCGAGCCGCCGAGCGGTGACCCGCTCGCGTTCGGTGTGCCGGCGTACTACGAGCAGCTCACCGCCGGGCAGGAGGTCGTGACGCTCGACCTCAAGGACGAGACCGAGCGCGAGTCGCTGTGGGCGCTGCTCGGCGAGACCGACCTGCTGGTCACCTCCAGCCGTCCGTCCGCGCTCGCGAGGCTCGACCTCGGCTGGGAGTCCGTGCACCAGCGCGTGCCTGGCCTGTGCCAGGTCGCGATCGTCGGGCACCCGGGCGACGAGGCCGAGGTGGCCGGCCACGACCTGACCTATCAGGCGACCGTCGGCACGCTCCAGCCCCCGCAGATGCCGACGACGCTGATCGCGGACCTCGCGGGCGCCGAGCGTGCGGTGGCCGATGGTCTGGCGGCGCTCCTCGCTCGTGCGCGTACCGGCGAGGGTGTGCTGCGCGAGGTCGCTCTGAGCGACGTCGCCGCGTCGATGGCGCAACCTGCCGCTCACGGACTGACGTCGGCGGAAGGGTTCCTCGGAGGTGCGCTGCCGGCGTACGGAATCTATTCGACCGCAAGCGGATTCGTCGCTCTCGCCGCTCTCGAGGGGCACTTCTGGCAGCGTGTCGTCGAGCTCCTCGGAGTCGAGGGCAGCAGGGGTGACCTGGAGGCTGCGTTCAGCACCCGTACCGCCGACGAGTGGGAGGCGTGGGGTCGCGAGCACGGTCTGCCGATCGCCGCCGTACGCACACCCGGCAGCCACTGACACACACGAGAACGGTTGTGCCCACATAGGTTTGTGGCCATGCCTCGACGCGCAGCAGCCGTGGCCCCTTCGACGACATCGACGTCGTCGACGACCTGGTCGATGTCGGGTGGTCGTTCGCGGAGGCCGACGACCACGACGAGGTGCTACCGGCTCTCGAGGCGCAGGCTGACGGCGGCTGGGTCGCACCGGCACTGGCCGAGCGGCTGCTCTACAAGTACATGGACGACGACGACGTCTCCGGCTATCTGGCGATCCTCGCGACCGTGGGTGTCTATCACCCCGTGCCGATCACCGGCGCCCACTCCGACCCGGACCGCCGACAGCTGATCATCGGCGAGGCCGACGGCTCACGGGTGATGTCGGTGTTCACCCTCGACGTGCTGCCGCGCCCGCACCCGAAGGTCGTCTACGAGTTCGCCGACCTGCGCGATCTGCTGCGGATCGTCGACGACGTCGACGTCCTGCTGGTCAACCCGGGGACTCCGTGCAGCAAGGCCCTGCCGCTCGGCAAGAAGATGAAGCGGCTGATCCGCCGGATGCACGACAAGTACTGGGAGGACGGGTATTTCGTCGGTCGCGTCCGCACGCGCGAGAGCAACGCGACCGAGCCCGGCGCCCTCCTCCACGGCCTGGCCTGTGGCGCACAGCTGTGCACGACCAACGGCTACACCTGGAACACCACCGACCACCACGGCAACGGCTACAGCTCCGAGGTCGCGCTGCTCGAGAAGTGGTGGGGCGTCAGGACACGCGAGGACTGGCAGCGGATCATGCGCGACCTCCTCGACCTCAACGTCGGCACGTCGTCGTGGGACGACGTGCTCCAGACGCGCAACCTGCTGGTCAAGCAGTTCGGCGGGCCGGTCGACGGCGCGCAGTGGTGCCAGTACGACGAGTCGGCGCTCCGTCAGTACGCCGCCCGGTCCGGTGCCCCCTCTGCTCCCGGTGCGAACGACGGTCTCGACCGGGCGCTCGCGGCCCGCCGTGAGCTGATCCTGATGGTGGTGCACTGTGAGGCACGCCTACGCGAGGACAGCGTGCTCGGTGACGGCGAGTATGTCCGTACGACGGCCGCCTGGGACCTGGGTCGCGCCTCCGCCATGGCCCGCTGGGGCCGCAGCACCCGCTTCTGCACCCAGGCCGAGATGTTCGAGGCCCTCCGCGAGCTCAGCGAGGAGGCTCGGCGACGCTACACCTCGTGGGAGGAGTTCGACATCGCCTACCTGCTCGGGCGCTGCATTCAGTTCGACGGGGACTTCTCGCGGGAGTGGTACGCCGAGGCGCGCGACAACCACGAGCGGCTCCTCAGCAATGACCAGAGCCCCTGGGTGACCGTCCCGTTCCGCTGACCGGTGATCGGCGGGGACGAGAACCCTGCCGATTGACCAGCGGTCCCCATGCTGTGACGAGATCCCCGACATCCGACGGGGTTCTCGTCACAGCGGACGGGGTGCGGTGCGCAGGGTCCGGGCGTACGACTTCCGTCGTACGGCGACCTCGCG from Luteipulveratus halotolerans includes the following:
- a CDS encoding CoA transferase, whose product is MTDVSAPAGPLTGVRVVSLAINLPGPAAAARLSALGAEVTKVEPPSGDPLAFGVPAYYEQLTAGQEVVTLDLKDETERESLWALLGETDLLVTSSRPSALARLDLGWESVHQRVPGLCQVAIVGHPGDEAEVAGHDLTYQATVGTLQPPQMPTTLIADLAGAERAVADGLAALLARARTGEGVLREVALSDVAASMAQPAAHGLTSAEGFLGGALPAYGIYSTASGFVALAALEGHFWQRVVELLGVEGSRGDLEAAFSTRTADEWEAWGREHGLPIAAVRTPGSH
- a CDS encoding DUF1266 domain-containing protein, with translation MLPALEAQADGGWVAPALAERLLYKYMDDDDVSGYLAILATVGVYHPVPITGAHSDPDRRQLIIGEADGSRVMSVFTLDVLPRPHPKVVYEFADLRDLLRIVDDVDVLLVNPGTPCSKALPLGKKMKRLIRRMHDKYWEDGYFVGRVRTRESNATEPGALLHGLACGAQLCTTNGYTWNTTDHHGNGYSSEVALLEKWWGVRTREDWQRIMRDLLDLNVGTSSWDDVLQTRNLLVKQFGGPVDGAQWCQYDESALRQYAARSGAPSAPGANDGLDRALAARRELILMVVHCEARLREDSVLGDGEYVRTTAAWDLGRASAMARWGRSTRFCTQAEMFEALRELSEEARRRYTSWEEFDIAYLLGRCIQFDGDFSREWYAEARDNHERLLSNDQSPWVTVPFR